A genome region from Candidatus Hinthialibacter antarcticus includes the following:
- a CDS encoding TIGR03960 family B12-binding radical SAM protein, with protein MELKSVQKPVRYIGSEWNAVTSKPEAKLRFAFSYPDVYEVGMSFLGLQILYGLMNENPDFWCERVFAPWPDLEKQIRDEGSVLGTVESGTALNEMDIIGFSLQHEMLYTNVLTMLDLGGVPMFAKDRTNADPLIIAGGPCAFNPMPMVDFIDCFVVGEGEDVILELSQRYLELKESNASRDEILRAFGRIEGVFVPTLYEYETNRFDETFPSKPKYDDVPDVVHKRLVKDFETSYYPTKQIVPNTQIVHHRLALEVMRGCPGGCRFCQAGYTDRPVRERSPERLMKDAQEGLRDTGFNEIGLLSLSTADYTQLPKLCSGMIQEYYPQRVSLSLPSLRIDAFPARVTQEIGKVRNSGLTFAPEAGTERLRWAVNKLIYDAEIYAKVRESVSVNQDTVKFYFMVGLPTETDEDLQGIVDMVKNIKGILRESGNKRATIHVGLSPFVPKPHTAYQWYGQVTKDEIERRVRFVTSRLKERGVKTNWHDPEKSLVEGALARGDAKVGQAVKFVYDKGARFDEWGEHFRVDLWKEAFEAIGRPIQDYAAREYEKDDLLPWGAVSIRISTRYLWREWEKTFREKESRHCGNEMCRVCKVCDGDDVITVHAPEADAAPSSKYNMEHDLAKELSTTKEEATPESTERFRYRFRFQKMGPIRFAGHRDLIVLFDSILRRAGVQLAFSEGFSPHPKITYASALSVGIESRGEYVEIMTVREYEADDLPRHLNGFCPSGIQFDRAEAIATGRPKITAETHAFEFELNCTGAAPEQESKIHDVLSHPEWLETLNLIDASAVVSSPGNFVLHYRTKVINGGQFTKPEAVMTALSEAIASELTLLHITRAEMYALTESGHYVPLIQPTH; from the coding sequence ATGGAATTGAAGTCTGTTCAAAAACCGGTCCGTTATATTGGCAGCGAGTGGAACGCCGTCACCTCCAAACCCGAAGCCAAACTTCGCTTCGCCTTTAGTTACCCCGACGTGTATGAAGTCGGCATGTCGTTTTTGGGGCTGCAAATTCTCTATGGCCTGATGAATGAAAACCCCGACTTCTGGTGCGAGCGCGTATTTGCGCCGTGGCCTGATCTCGAAAAACAAATTCGCGATGAAGGCTCCGTTCTCGGCACCGTCGAGAGCGGGACCGCGCTGAATGAAATGGATATCATCGGCTTTTCGCTTCAACACGAGATGCTCTATACCAATGTATTGACCATGCTCGATCTGGGCGGCGTCCCCATGTTCGCCAAAGACCGCACGAACGCTGACCCGCTCATTATTGCGGGCGGCCCCTGCGCGTTTAATCCCATGCCGATGGTTGATTTTATCGACTGTTTTGTGGTTGGCGAAGGCGAAGACGTGATTCTCGAATTGTCGCAGCGCTATCTTGAACTCAAAGAATCCAACGCCAGCCGCGATGAGATTTTACGCGCATTTGGACGCATCGAAGGCGTGTTCGTCCCGACGCTGTATGAATATGAAACCAACCGTTTTGACGAGACATTTCCGTCTAAACCAAAATATGACGACGTGCCGGATGTTGTTCATAAACGCCTCGTCAAAGATTTTGAAACCTCTTATTATCCGACAAAACAAATAGTGCCCAATACGCAAATTGTCCATCACCGCCTGGCGCTGGAAGTCATGCGCGGCTGCCCCGGCGGGTGCCGTTTCTGCCAGGCGGGGTACACGGACCGTCCGGTGCGAGAACGTTCGCCCGAGCGCTTGATGAAAGACGCGCAAGAAGGCCTTCGGGACACAGGCTTCAACGAAATCGGCCTGCTGTCGCTTTCAACGGCGGACTACACCCAACTGCCGAAATTATGCAGCGGCATGATTCAAGAATACTACCCGCAGCGGGTTTCGCTGTCGCTGCCTTCGTTGCGCATCGACGCCTTCCCCGCCCGCGTAACCCAGGAGATCGGCAAAGTCAGAAATTCGGGATTGACCTTCGCGCCCGAAGCGGGAACGGAACGATTGCGCTGGGCGGTCAATAAACTCATTTATGACGCAGAGATTTACGCGAAAGTGCGCGAGTCGGTCTCGGTCAACCAAGACACGGTCAAATTTTATTTCATGGTGGGGCTGCCGACCGAAACAGACGAAGACTTGCAGGGCATTGTTGATATGGTAAAAAATATCAAAGGGATCCTTCGCGAAAGCGGCAATAAGCGGGCGACCATTCATGTCGGTTTGTCGCCGTTCGTTCCCAAGCCGCATACCGCATACCAATGGTATGGTCAGGTAACGAAAGATGAGATCGAACGCCGCGTTCGCTTTGTCACATCGAGATTAAAAGAGCGCGGCGTCAAAACCAACTGGCATGATCCCGAAAAAAGTTTGGTCGAAGGCGCCCTGGCGCGCGGCGACGCGAAAGTCGGCCAAGCCGTAAAATTTGTCTACGACAAAGGCGCCCGCTTTGATGAGTGGGGCGAACATTTTCGCGTTGATTTATGGAAAGAAGCCTTCGAAGCCATCGGACGCCCGATTCAAGATTACGCGGCGCGTGAGTATGAAAAAGATGACCTGTTACCGTGGGGCGCAGTCTCGATACGCATTAGTACCCGCTATCTGTGGCGCGAATGGGAAAAGACGTTCCGTGAAAAAGAGAGCCGCCACTGCGGAAATGAAATGTGCCGCGTGTGTAAAGTCTGCGACGGCGACGACGTAATTACCGTCCACGCGCCGGAGGCCGACGCCGCTCCATCTTCAAAATACAACATGGAACACGACCTCGCCAAAGAACTCAGCACCACCAAAGAAGAAGCAACGCCTGAAAGTACGGAGCGCTTCCGTTACCGATTTCGTTTTCAGAAGATGGGGCCGATTCGCTTCGCAGGGCATCGGGATTTAATCGTGCTGTTTGATTCGATTCTACGCCGCGCAGGCGTACAACTGGCGTTTAGCGAAGGCTTTAGTCCTCACCCAAAAATTACGTACGCGTCCGCCTTGTCGGTCGGAATCGAAAGCCGGGGCGAATATGTAGAGATCATGACCGTCCGTGAATATGAGGCAGACGATTTGCCGCGACACTTAAACGGGTTCTGCCCCAGCGGCATTCAATTTGACCGGGCGGAAGCGATTGCAACGGGCCGCCCCAAAATCACGGCTGAAACCCACGCGTTTGAATTTGAATTAAATTGCACCGGCGCCGCCCCTGAACAGGAAAGCAAAATTCACGATGTCTTATCGCATCCCGAATGGCTGGAAACGCTAAACTTAATTGACGCCTCGGCGGTGGTTTCCAGCCCGGGAAATTTTGTCTTGCATTATCGCACCAAGGTCATCAACGGCGGTCAGTTCACCAAGCCCGAAGCCGTCATGACGGCGCTGTCTGAAGCCATCGCCTCAGAACTGACGTTGTTGCATATCACTCGCGCTGAGATGTACGCCTTGACGGAATCAGGACACTATGTACCGTTAATTCAACCAACTCATTAA
- a CDS encoding ATP-binding cassette domain-containing protein — MITVEKLRKTFNRFTAVDDVSFRVEEGEILGFLGPNGAGKTTTMRIITGYTPPSAGTAVVDGHDVKNDPLAVRQVIGYLPENTPLYLDMDVVGFLTFAAKVKGIPSSERDPAIREALEETGTLEVANRTIGKLSKGFRQRVGLAQALLGNPKVLILDEPTVGLDPNQIREIRELIRSMAGKRTVILSTHILPEVSMVCDRVVIINRGHIVAADAVSALSSHVSQSKLIRLTVEAPATEINSALSEIKGVQNIETIEMPGSQCQVNIKSATDADIRPELSNRIVGKGWQLYEIRSMDPTLEDIFVEIIASDKGGVQ, encoded by the coding sequence ATGATTACCGTCGAAAAACTTCGCAAAACCTTTAATCGCTTCACCGCAGTCGATGACGTGTCGTTCCGCGTTGAAGAAGGTGAAATTTTAGGTTTCTTAGGCCCCAACGGTGCAGGAAAAACCACCACCATGCGCATCATCACCGGCTACACGCCTCCATCAGCCGGGACCGCCGTAGTCGACGGCCATGACGTGAAAAACGACCCGCTTGCGGTGCGTCAGGTCATTGGCTATCTCCCCGAAAACACGCCGCTGTATCTTGATATGGACGTGGTGGGTTTTCTAACCTTCGCGGCGAAAGTCAAAGGCATCCCATCCAGCGAACGCGACCCCGCCATCCGGGAAGCGTTAGAAGAAACCGGAACGCTCGAAGTCGCAAACCGCACCATCGGCAAATTATCAAAGGGATTCCGCCAGCGGGTGGGCCTCGCGCAGGCGCTGTTGGGCAACCCCAAAGTGCTCATCTTAGATGAACCGACCGTCGGGCTGGATCCAAACCAGATTCGCGAAATCCGCGAGTTGATCCGCAGCATGGCGGGCAAGCGCACCGTAATTCTTTCGACCCACATTTTGCCGGAAGTCAGCATGGTGTGCGACCGGGTGGTCATTATCAACAGAGGGCACATCGTCGCGGCGGACGCTGTGAGCGCGTTGTCGTCCCACGTGTCGCAATCCAAGTTGATTCGGCTCACAGTTGAGGCGCCTGCGACAGAAATCAATTCGGCGTTGTCTGAAATCAAAGGCGTTCAAAATATTGAAACCATTGAGATGCCTGGCTCGCAATGTCAAGTCAACATAAAAAGCGCGACAGACGCCGACATTCGACCGGAACTCTCCAACCGCATCGTCGGTAAAGGCTGGCAATTGTATGAAATCCGCTCGATGGACCCGACCTTGGAAGACATCTTCGTCGAAATTATCGCGAGCGATAAAGGAGGCGTACAATGA
- a CDS encoding Gldg family protein, with protein MQSKNTIIAYIGLAIVFVGFIQWGIYMQIDAYSGVSLGVGALLLLVYIAQNTSFLITKLTGRSAAEGANLAVSVFVFLAIAIFAYLLLKQHNVKFDFTKEKKFTLASQTVQLVQNLKEDILVQYLASPNSPAPAEQARVKDLLALYSEFSSKFTFEVVDPQSAPEKVRGLNPDRYGPVYVRLGEQHEKVDPVNEENLTNALIKINQGASRLVYFTSGHGEPSIEDQENSGLLGMKTKLEDQGFEVKAIALYEQDDIPDDCAAIIIAGPQRPFLANEVEAIKRFLDKGGDAMFLIDPETQSGLESMIRDNLGLVLGNDYVVENNAFMRALSVSPIHPMMSKIEEHPIMDAYKGQAQAIMFPKARSITLSDDVPAELEITELIKTSENSWAETNIKDLFDPSKGTAGFDDGEDIMGPITLAAAASKAVEIESATEPSETDEPETDENVEMKDEAPQMRVVVFGDSDFIINKNYLTSSDLLINSVNWMVQQEDMISIRPKDDSGTPIVLDAEKANVIFYMTLIVFPLMVALFGFFMVMWKRVRG; from the coding sequence ATGCAATCGAAAAACACCATTATCGCCTACATCGGGCTGGCGATTGTATTCGTCGGCTTCATCCAATGGGGCATCTATATGCAGATCGACGCCTACTCAGGCGTTTCGTTGGGCGTCGGCGCCTTATTGTTGCTGGTCTACATCGCTCAAAACACATCGTTCTTAATCACGAAACTCACGGGACGCAGCGCCGCAGAGGGCGCCAACTTGGCGGTTTCCGTTTTTGTTTTCTTGGCGATTGCCATTTTCGCTTACTTGTTGTTGAAGCAACACAACGTCAAGTTTGATTTTACCAAAGAGAAAAAATTCACGCTGGCTTCGCAAACAGTCCAACTCGTACAGAATTTGAAAGAAGACATCCTGGTGCAGTACCTCGCCAGTCCAAACTCCCCTGCTCCAGCAGAACAAGCGCGGGTAAAAGATTTATTGGCGTTGTATTCTGAATTTTCAAGTAAGTTCACCTTTGAAGTCGTTGACCCGCAAAGCGCGCCCGAAAAAGTACGGGGACTGAACCCGGACCGATACGGCCCGGTCTATGTTCGGCTGGGCGAGCAGCATGAAAAGGTTGATCCGGTCAATGAAGAGAACCTCACCAACGCATTGATAAAAATCAATCAGGGCGCCAGCCGTTTGGTGTATTTCACCAGCGGACACGGCGAACCGTCAATCGAAGACCAAGAGAACAGCGGCCTCCTTGGCATGAAGACCAAGTTGGAAGACCAGGGCTTTGAAGTGAAAGCAATAGCCTTGTACGAACAAGACGATATCCCTGACGACTGCGCGGCGATTATTATTGCGGGGCCGCAGCGCCCCTTCCTGGCGAATGAAGTCGAAGCCATCAAGCGCTTTCTCGACAAAGGCGGCGACGCCATGTTTCTCATTGATCCTGAAACGCAAAGCGGGCTGGAAAGCATGATTCGCGACAACCTGGGTCTTGTGTTAGGCAATGACTACGTCGTTGAGAACAACGCCTTCATGCGGGCGCTCAGCGTGTCGCCGATCCACCCGATGATGTCGAAAATTGAAGAACACCCCATCATGGACGCCTACAAAGGCCAAGCGCAGGCGATCATGTTCCCCAAGGCGCGCAGCATTACGCTTTCTGATGATGTGCCAGCAGAGTTGGAGATTACCGAACTGATTAAAACCAGCGAAAACAGCTGGGCCGAAACCAACATCAAAGACCTGTTTGATCCAAGCAAGGGAACGGCGGGATTTGATGACGGCGAAGATATCATGGGGCCAATCACGCTAGCGGCAGCGGCGTCAAAAGCCGTTGAAATCGAAAGCGCAACCGAGCCGTCTGAAACGGACGAACCGGAGACGGACGAGAATGTTGAAATGAAAGATGAGGCGCCGCAGATGCGAGTGGTTGTATTCGGCGATTCTGATTTCATCATAAACAAGAACTACCTCACCAGTTCTGATTTGCTCATCAATTCGGTCAACTGGATGGTCCAACAAGAAGACATGATTTCCATTCGCCCCAAAGACGATTCCGGTACGCCGATTGTTCTTGATGCGGAAAAAGCCAACGTAATCTTCTACATGACGCTGATCGTCTTCCCATTGATGGTCGCATTGTTCGGCTTCTTCATGGTCATGTGGAAACGGGTGCGCGGATAA
- a CDS encoding ABC transporter permease subunit: MKNILAVYNRELRAFFFSPLAYVLYVLFLGICSVFFLMYFNAYLGMSNEYIQMASMQPGMMQLPNYTEIVILGLTNVMTFVLLFIIPMLTMRLFAEEKKMGTLELIMTYPIKDSELLIGKYLAVLTVYAGMLALTLFYPIISYFVVDVWAGLPQTFFPTIFAAYFGVFLIGAAFLSFGLFASSLTENQIIAGLTSFAVLLVMWMIGFVDEIQPGFIGQICNEISVFSHFEQFSKGVIDTRHAAYYVLFSAFFLFFTLRVLDSNRWRG; this comes from the coding sequence ATGAAAAATATCTTAGCTGTTTATAACCGCGAATTACGCGCCTTCTTCTTCTCTCCCCTTGCATACGTCTTATACGTATTGTTTCTGGGAATTTGCAGCGTGTTCTTTTTGATGTACTTCAACGCCTACTTGGGCATGAGTAACGAATACATACAAATGGCCAGTATGCAGCCGGGCATGATGCAACTGCCGAACTATACCGAAATCGTTATCTTGGGGCTGACCAACGTCATGACCTTCGTCTTGCTGTTCATCATCCCCATGCTGACCATGCGGTTGTTCGCCGAAGAAAAAAAGATGGGCACGTTAGAACTGATAATGACCTACCCCATCAAAGATTCGGAATTACTGATTGGCAAATACCTGGCGGTACTCACCGTGTACGCGGGCATGTTGGCGCTGACGTTGTTTTATCCCATCATTTCTTATTTTGTGGTTGATGTATGGGCGGGCCTTCCGCAGACGTTTTTCCCAACCATATTCGCGGCCTATTTCGGCGTCTTTTTGATTGGCGCTGCGTTTTTGTCGTTTGGGTTATTTGCATCTTCGCTGACGGAAAACCAAATCATCGCCGGCTTGACCTCGTTCGCCGTGTTGCTGGTGATGTGGATGATTGGTTTTGTTGATGAAATTCAGCCGGGATTCATCGGACAAATTTGCAACGAAATTTCCGTCTTCTCGCATTTTGAACAATTCAGCAAGGGCGTCATTGATACGCGGCACGCCGCCTACTATGTTTTGTTCTCAGCCTTTTTCTTATTCTTCACATTGCGCGTGTTGGATTCCAACCGCTGGAGAGGATAA
- a CDS encoding Rne/Rng family ribonuclease: MQRQIIVSADDYEVRIAVLENSKLAEYAVERRDEKRIVGNIYKGVVTSIIPGIEAAFIDIGLARNAFLYVNDLYPQMDEFGYFSEDESGYDDDENSDEPKPELPPLNISDLLQEHQEILVQLYKEPIGAKGSRVTTNISLPGRYTVLLPCTSHIGVSRRIEDLDKREELKETVAGLLPDSMGGIVRTAGHDASEEDFKKDIDSLCEEWERIDRKSQSSGAPSLVHQAPGMVYLLILDLISEGIDELIVDDPALYTEVVEYVKMRAPTTVHRITFYDDSTPVFRTYGLESDINNLRSRKVWLKCGGYIVIDETEAMTVVDVNTGRYLGKHNLEETVYKTNLDAASEIVRQLRLRDIGGIIIIDFIDMKEKEHQDHLMSHLEEHLVRDRTRTHLYPLTDLGLLQMTRKRVRKSLNKSLTQPCPYCKREGSILSTDTMIVKIFRTFEEICNEEDAKSVTLRVHPRIAKKILEGKAEQLASLEERYGAALKILPGEDLHFEQIVEEIS, from the coding sequence ATGCAACGGCAAATCATTGTCAGTGCGGACGATTATGAAGTACGAATCGCTGTACTGGAAAATTCAAAACTGGCAGAGTACGCCGTAGAGCGCCGCGATGAGAAACGCATCGTCGGCAACATCTATAAAGGCGTCGTCACGTCTATCATCCCAGGCATTGAAGCCGCGTTTATTGATATCGGCCTTGCGCGAAATGCCTTTTTATATGTTAACGATTTGTATCCCCAGATGGATGAATTCGGCTATTTTTCCGAAGACGAGTCGGGATATGACGACGATGAGAATTCCGATGAACCCAAGCCGGAACTGCCGCCGCTTAACATCAGCGATCTGCTACAAGAACATCAGGAAATTCTCGTCCAACTCTATAAAGAACCCATCGGCGCCAAGGGCAGCCGCGTTACCACCAACATTTCTCTGCCGGGACGCTATACCGTCTTGCTGCCCTGTACCAGCCATATCGGCGTGTCGCGCCGCATCGAAGATTTAGACAAGCGCGAAGAACTCAAAGAAACGGTTGCCGGGTTGTTGCCTGACTCAATGGGCGGCATCGTCCGCACCGCTGGTCACGACGCCAGCGAAGAGGATTTCAAAAAAGATATTGATTCGCTCTGTGAAGAATGGGAGCGCATTGACCGCAAAAGCCAATCATCGGGCGCGCCGTCGCTGGTGCATCAAGCGCCGGGCATGGTGTATTTGTTGATCCTTGATTTAATCAGCGAAGGGATTGATGAACTGATTGTCGACGACCCCGCGCTGTATACCGAAGTGGTTGAATATGTCAAAATGCGCGCCCCGACCACCGTTCACCGCATTACGTTTTATGACGATTCCACCCCGGTGTTTCGCACCTATGGGCTGGAAAGCGATATCAACAATTTACGCAGCCGCAAAGTGTGGTTGAAATGCGGCGGCTATATCGTCATTGATGAAACCGAAGCCATGACCGTCGTCGACGTGAACACCGGACGCTATCTCGGCAAACACAATCTCGAAGAAACCGTCTATAAAACCAACTTAGACGCCGCCAGCGAAATTGTCCGGCAGCTGAGGCTGCGCGACATCGGCGGCATCATCATCATTGATTTCATCGACATGAAAGAGAAAGAACATCAAGACCACCTGATGTCTCATCTCGAAGAACACTTGGTGCGCGACCGCACCCGTACGCATTTGTATCCACTCACCGACCTCGGCTTGCTACAGATGACGCGTAAGCGCGTGCGTAAAAGTTTGAACAAATCATTGACCCAGCCCTGCCCCTATTGCAAACGCGAAGGCTCTATTCTTTCGACCGACACGATGATTGTTAAAATTTTCCGCACCTTTGAAGAAATCTGCAATGAAGAAGACGCCAAGAGCGTCACCTTGCGCGTCCATCCACGCATTGCAAAAAAAATACTCGAAGGCAAAGCCGAACAACTCGCTTCGCTCGAAGAACGCTACGGCGCCGCCTTGAAGATTCTACCGGGCGAAGACCTCCACTTTGAACAAATCGTTGAGGAAATTTCATGA
- a CDS encoding ion transporter, whose protein sequence is MTENRSWRHRLHEIIFEADTKIGKAFDVVLIACILASVIAVMLESVKEIREVYGPYLYAAEWVFTILFTVEYVLRLACIGRPLRYAFSFYGIVDLIAILPTYLDQFLPGARFMLVVRVLRVLRIFRVLKLAQYIREADLLIKALRASRRKIAVFIYTVAIVVVIIGSFMHLIEGEENGFTSIPRSVYWAVVTLTTVGYGDISPQTPFGQTVAMFIMVLGYGMIAVPTGIVTAELISVNPKKISTQACLECGAEGHDFDAVHCKYCGAKL, encoded by the coding sequence ATGACTGAGAACCGCAGTTGGCGCCATCGCCTCCACGAAATTATATTTGAAGCCGATACGAAAATCGGTAAAGCGTTTGACGTTGTGTTGATCGCTTGCATTCTGGCGAGCGTGATCGCGGTCATGCTCGAAAGCGTAAAAGAGATTCGTGAGGTGTACGGCCCCTATCTCTACGCCGCCGAGTGGGTGTTTACCATTTTGTTTACGGTTGAGTATGTCTTGCGCTTGGCGTGCATCGGGCGCCCGTTGCGATATGCGTTTAGTTTTTACGGCATCGTTGATTTGATCGCAATTTTGCCGACCTATCTCGATCAATTTCTCCCCGGCGCGCGTTTTATGCTGGTGGTTCGGGTCTTGCGCGTGTTGCGGATATTCCGTGTTTTGAAATTAGCGCAGTACATCCGTGAAGCCGATTTGTTAATCAAAGCCTTGCGCGCCAGTCGGCGCAAAATCGCTGTGTTTATTTATACTGTCGCTATTGTCGTCGTTATTATTGGTTCGTTCATGCACCTGATTGAAGGCGAAGAAAATGGATTCACCAGCATCCCCCGCAGCGTCTATTGGGCGGTGGTGACGCTGACGACGGTGGGGTATGGCGACATCTCGCCGCAGACGCCATTCGGTCAGACGGTCGCCATGTTTATTATGGTGTTGGGATATGGCATGATCGCCGTCCCGACTGGAATCGTCACTGCAGAATTAATTTCCGTGAATCCAAAAAAAATATCCACGCAAGCGTGTTTGGAGTGCGGCGCCGAAGGACATGATTTTGACGCAGTCCATTGCAAGTATTGCGGGGCAAAGTTGTAG
- a CDS encoding DUF4340 domain-containing protein, with amino-acid sequence MKKSKLIQTLVLVAVLAVIAGVYFLDDQNVKKQAEQEEKDKELFTLEKDAVQSITVVNAHGTFKAIKDGDVWKMTEPFDAIGDKSLWDNLANNFTASKRQRLIAEQAEDVSAFGLSAPPIQVTIAGENDENATTMLIGDEAPLAGKHYALIKGSSDVVTVGSSLQSTADKTLFQLRDKAVVGFETDDVQRIEVQCDPIAYTVERSGDNKWVLTEPMQGLADESTLRTFLNTIKGAEIKQFIDEAPDMLASYGLSEPATKVVFWTGKPGDPAGWSARALHLGATGLTENIYAMRDGENNVFAISPNEFNDMPTSWGDLRKFKISNMRSWGVKRFSVASAGEIILEASNEASDWIIQQPEQGKADYSAVSDVVRGIVELEATRFVEGATAEYHLDKPDLVISLFGEDGEEETILLSNSVGSDDPSVRSMYYGARQDPLEIYAISSGAIRLLMDKIGQVKVTSPSDENEVETIEDTQ; translated from the coding sequence ATGAAAAAAAGCAAACTGATTCAAACGCTGGTTCTGGTCGCGGTTCTCGCCGTGATCGCAGGCGTTTATTTTCTAGACGATCAAAATGTTAAGAAACAAGCGGAGCAGGAAGAAAAAGACAAAGAACTGTTCACGCTTGAAAAAGACGCCGTACAGTCAATCACCGTCGTCAACGCACACGGAACCTTCAAGGCCATCAAAGACGGCGACGTATGGAAGATGACCGAACCGTTTGACGCCATCGGCGACAAAAGCCTGTGGGATAATTTGGCGAATAATTTCACCGCCAGCAAACGCCAACGGCTGATCGCGGAACAAGCGGAAGACGTTTCGGCCTTTGGGCTGAGCGCCCCGCCCATTCAAGTGACCATCGCAGGCGAAAACGACGAAAACGCGACCACGATGCTCATTGGCGACGAGGCGCCGCTGGCGGGAAAACATTACGCCCTCATTAAAGGCAGCAGCGATGTGGTCACGGTCGGCAGTAGTTTGCAATCCACCGCAGACAAGACCTTGTTCCAGCTTCGCGATAAAGCCGTGGTCGGGTTTGAAACCGATGACGTTCAGCGCATCGAAGTGCAATGCGACCCCATCGCCTATACGGTCGAGCGCTCAGGCGACAACAAATGGGTGCTGACCGAGCCGATGCAAGGGCTGGCCGATGAATCAACCCTGCGGACCTTCTTGAACACCATCAAGGGCGCAGAAATTAAACAGTTCATCGACGAAGCCCCTGATATGTTGGCCTCGTACGGGCTGTCCGAACCCGCGACCAAAGTTGTCTTTTGGACCGGCAAACCCGGCGACCCGGCGGGATGGTCAGCGCGGGCTTTGCATCTGGGCGCTACGGGCCTGACCGAAAACATCTATGCCATGCGCGACGGCGAAAATAATGTCTTCGCCATTTCTCCCAATGAGTTTAATGACATGCCGACCTCATGGGGCGATCTACGCAAATTCAAAATTTCCAACATGCGCTCCTGGGGCGTCAAGCGTTTCTCAGTGGCGTCCGCTGGCGAGATCATTTTAGAAGCCAGCAATGAAGCGAGCGATTGGATCATCCAACAGCCCGAACAAGGCAAGGCGGATTACTCTGCGGTGTCGGATGTGGTGCGCGGAATTGTCGAATTAGAAGCGACCCGTTTTGTTGAAGGCGCAACTGCTGAGTATCATTTGGACAAGCCCGATTTGGTGATCTCGCTTTTCGGAGAAGACGGCGAAGAAGAAACCATTTTGTTATCGAATTCCGTCGGCAGCGACGACCCGTCCGTTCGCAGCATGTATTACGGTGCGCGTCAGGACCCGCTTGAAATCTACGCGATCTCCAGCGGTGCGATCCGTTTGTTGATGGATAAAATCGGCCAGGTGAAAGTCACAAGCCCTTCAGACGAGAATGAAGTGGAAACGATTGAGGATACTCAATAA
- a CDS encoding response regulator, producing MSEGTILIVDDEQMIRELLVDILTAAGNYRLLTAANGEEALTVFTNQEVDLVLTDLRMPGVTGLELLAELRRIKEDVPVIILTGHGRREDVIEALRLGASNFLMKPQEIKLVHKVASKVLRVRLKERLEQQIYEYFHSETQTYQIPNILKFTFPLIDLVTDKLIRVGICSNHDLTNIRLALDEALINAIIHGNLEIPSTMKGTSLSEITQFNQLVKERSMAEPYTSRNVHLEMELSQEQVKYVIQDEGNGFDWSQMPKSFEDHEILANHGRGLLLIQAFMDDVTFNDKGNCITLIKKRAPVNSEVAVSS from the coding sequence ATGAGTGAAGGTACAATTTTAATTGTCGATGACGAGCAGATGATTCGAGAACTGCTTGTCGATATATTGACCGCTGCGGGTAACTACCGTCTTCTGACTGCCGCAAATGGCGAAGAAGCCCTCACCGTCTTCACTAACCAGGAAGTCGATCTCGTCTTGACCGACTTGCGGATGCCGGGCGTGACAGGTCTAGAACTGTTGGCTGAACTGCGCCGCATCAAAGAAGATGTCCCGGTGATTATTTTGACCGGGCATGGTCGCCGCGAAGACGTGATTGAAGCGCTTCGGCTTGGCGCATCCAATTTCTTGATGAAGCCGCAAGAAATCAAACTGGTTCACAAGGTCGCGTCTAAAGTGCTTCGGGTGCGACTGAAAGAACGCCTTGAGCAACAAATTTATGAGTATTTCCACTCAGAAACGCAGACCTATCAAATTCCCAATATTTTAAAATTCACATTTCCTTTGATTGATCTGGTCACGGATAAATTGATTCGCGTTGGAATTTGCAGCAACCACGACCTGACCAATATTCGCCTCGCGCTCGATGAAGCGCTCATTAACGCAATCATCCACGGCAACCTGGAAATTCCTTCAACCATGAAGGGAACGAGTTTAAGTGAAATCACCCAATTCAATCAATTGGTAAAAGAACGCTCAATGGCAGAACCTTATACATCAAGAAATGTGCATCTAGAAATGGAATTGTCGCAGGAGCAAGTAAAATACGTCATTCAAGACGAGGGAAACGGCTTTGATTGGAGCCAAATGCCCAAATCATTTGAAGACCATGAAATTTTGGCCAACCATGGACGCGGGTTGCTGCTGATTCAAGCCTTTATGGACGATGTTACATTCAACGATAAAGGCAACTGTATCACTTTAATCAAAAAGCGAGCCCCCGTGAATTCTGAAGTCGCGGTTTCATCTTGA